A part of Hippopotamus amphibius kiboko isolate mHipAmp2 chromosome 16, mHipAmp2.hap2, whole genome shotgun sequence genomic DNA contains:
- the LOC130838008 gene encoding LOW QUALITY PROTEIN: chymotrypsinogen B-like (The sequence of the model RefSeq protein was modified relative to this genomic sequence to represent the inferred CDS: inserted 1 base in 1 codon) → MHTPREKVWPCSRVVCHVRKPSLCTCHLVAGCGVPAIQPVLSSLSRIVNGENAVPGSWPWQVSLQDSTGFHFCGGSLISEDWMVTATHCGVTTSDLVVAGEFDQGSATEDIQVLKIAKVFKNPKFNILTIRNDIALLTLATPARFSETVSAVCLPSASDDCPSGMQCVTTGWGXTKYSALQTPDKLQQAALPIMSNADCKQFWGSRITDVMVCAGAVGVSSCMGDSGGPLVCQKDGAWTLVGIVSWGSSTCSMSTPTVYARVTALVSWVQEILAAK, encoded by the exons ATGCACACTCCCAGGGAGAAGGTATGGCCTTGTTCGCGGGTTGTCTGCCACGTCAGAAAACCTTCACTCTGCACCTGTCACCTCGTTGCAG gctgTGGGGTTCCCGCCATCCAACCTGTGCTTAGCAGCCTGTCCAGGATCGTCAATGGGGAGAACGCTGTCCCTGGCTCCTGGCCCTGGCAGGTGTCCCTGCAG GACAGCACTGGCTTCCACTTCTGCGGGGGCTCCCTGATCAGTGAGGACTGGATGGTCACTGCCACCCACTGCGGGGTCAC AACCTCTGACCTGGTCGTGGCCGGGGAGTTTGACCAGGGCTCAGCCACCGAGGACATCCAGGTCCTGAAGATTGCCAAG GTTTTCAAGAACCCCAAGTTCAACATACTCACCATTCGCAACGACATCGCCCTGCTGACGCTGGCCACGCCCGCGCGCTTCTCCGAGACCGTGTCCGCCGTGTGCCTGCCCAGCGCCAGTGACGACTGTCCCTCCGGGATGCAGTGCGTCACCACGGGCTGGG AGACCAAGTACAGCG CCCTCCAGACCCCTGACAAGCTGCAGCAGGCGGCCCTGCCCATCATGTCCAACGCCGACTGCAAGCAGTTCTGGGGCAGCAGGATCACCGACGTGATGGTCTGTGCAGGTGCCGTCGGCGTCTCCTCCTGCATG GGTGACTCTGGCGGCCCCCTGGTCTGCCAGAAGGATGGAGCCTGGACCCTGGTGGGCATCGTGTCCTGGGGCAGCAGCACCTGCTCTATGTCCACACCCACCGTGTATGCCCGTGTGACTGCACTTGTCTCCTGGGTGCAGGAGATCCTGGCTGCCAAATGA
- the LOC130838009 gene encoding chymotrypsinogen A has translation MTFLWLLSCCALLGTGLGCGVPAIQPVLSSLSRIVNGENAVPGSWPWQVSLQDSTGFHFCGGSLISENWVATAAHCGVSTSHRVVAGEFDQGSNSESIQVLKIAKVFKNPSYSSLTTSNDITLLKLSTPASFSKTVSAVCLPKASDDFPAGMQCVTTGWGLTKYTNANTPDKLQQATLPLLSNTSCKTYWGSKITSSMICAGASGVSSCMGDSGGPLVCQKNGAWTLVGIVSWGSSTCSTSRPGVYARVTALVSWVQQTLAAN, from the exons ATGACCTTCCTCTGGCTTCTCTCCTGCTGCGCCCTCCTGGGCACAGGCTTAG GCTGTGGGGTCCCCGCCATCCAACCCGTGCTGAGCAGCCTGTCTAGGATCGTCAATGGGGAGAACGCTGTCCCTGGCTCCTGGCCCTGGCAGGTGTCCCTGCAG GACAGCACTGGCTTCCACTTCTGCGGGGGCTCCCTGATCAGCGAGAACTGGGTGGCCACTGCTGCCCACTGCGGGGTCAG CACCTCCCACCGGGTCGTGGCTGGGGAGtttgaccagggctcaaactccgAGAGCATCCAGGTGCTGAAGATTGCCAAG gTTTTCAAGAACCCCAGCTACAGCTCGCTCACCACCAGCAACGACATCACCCTGCTGAAGCTGTCCACACCCGCGAGCTTCTCCAAGACCGTGTCCGCCGTGTGCCTGCCCAAGGCCAGCGATGACTTTCCCGCCGGGATGCAGTGCGTCACCACGGGCTGGGGCCTGACCAAATACACCA ATGCCAACACCCCCGACAAGCTGCAGCAGGCGACTCTGCCCCTTCTGTCCAACACCAGCTGCAAGACGTACTGGGGCAGCAAGATCACCAGCAGCATGATCTGCGCCGGTGCCAGCGGCGTCTCCTCCTGCATG GGTGACTCTGGCGGCCCCCTGGTCTGCCAGAAGAATGGAGCCTGGACGCTGGTGGGCATCGTGTCCTGGGGCAGCAGTACCTGctccacctccaggcctggcgtGTACGCCCGCGTCACCGCACTCGTCTCCTGGGTGCAGCAGACCCTGGCGGCCAACTGA